Proteins from a single region of Anthonomus grandis grandis chromosome 18, icAntGran1.3, whole genome shotgun sequence:
- the LOC126746818 gene encoding platelet-activating factor acetylhydrolase-like, which produces MVSHLPFATGPFSPAMVDIMLGYKKDSAFFRLYYPTEEKLDTEEQRSKWLSWLPDESYLDGIAKVLLIYKFFLKIAFWWTDDTKIPALYGAKPKITEPLKLIVMSHGLGGNRFLYSNVCCELASRGFLVAALEHRDHSACHTFYYASQSDAEEDKKTPIEFRHVKFGKDHYPRRNEQIKTKSHECVQVLDFFKNVRGGRNVMDATPTHKNRKIDFKLEQLMGKLDLDSFGIMGHSFGAATALYTLANVAELRYAVLLDPWMFPIKNESLREKLAGRPVIFINTQTFHIAANVRAMAEFANKENVEMYTIKHTTHENQTDSALLVGCWLNWFMRKLDPLLALKINNALVLKFLNRHLKCPADVSDCLELLESEKENVEEGLTKPWA; this is translated from the exons ATGGTAAGCCATTTACCATTTGCCACAG GGCCCTTTAGTCCTGCCATGGTCGATATTATGCTGGGTTATAAGAAAGACAGTGCGTTTTTCAGGCTTTATTACCCCACCGAGGAGAAATTGGACACTGAG gAGCAACGAAGCAAATGGCTCAGTTGGCTTCCGGACGAGTCCTACCTGGACGGTATAGCGAAAGTCCTGCttatttacaagttttttttgaaGATCGCCTTCTGGTGGACAG ATGACACCAAAATACCCGCTTTATATGGGGCGAAACCTAAAATAACAGAACCGCTTAAGTTAATAGTGATGTCACATGGGTTGGGCGGAAACAGGTTCTTGTATAGCAACGTTTGCTGCGAGTTGGCTTCAAGAGGGTTCTTGGTGGCAGCATTAGAACACAG GGATCATTCCGCGTGCCACACGTTTTATTACGCGAGCCAATCGGATGCGGAAGAAGACAAGAAGACCCCAATAGAGTTCAGACACGTCAAGTTCGGTAAGGACCACTACCCGCGAAGAAACGaacaaataaaaacgaaatcgcACGAATGCGTTCaggttttggatttttttaaaaacgtacGCGGGGGTCGTAACGTGATGGACGCCACCCCGACGCATAAAAACCGAAAGATCGACTTTAAACTGGAACAGTTGATGGGCAAATTGGACCTCGATAGTTTCGGGATAATGGGACACTCGTTCGGGGCCGCCACTGCCCTCTACACTCTGGCTAATGTAGCGGAACTTAG GTATGCGGTTCTGTTGGATCCCTGGATGTTCCCTATAAAAAATGAGAGTTTGCGTGAAAAACTCGCGGGTCGCCcggttatatttattaatacgcAAACGTTTCATATTGCCGCGAACGTTAGGGCAATGGCGGAGTTTGCTAATAAGGAAAACGTCGAAATGTACACCATAAA GCATACCACCCATGAAAACCAGACCGATTCGGCGCTGCTGGTCGGTTGCTGGTTGAACTGGTTCATGAGGAAACTGGATCCACTGTTGGCCTTGAAAATCAATAATGCCCTGGTGCTTAAGTTTCTTAATCGACATTTAAAGTGCCCCGCTGACGTCTCGGATTGCTTGGAATTATTGGAAAGCGAGAAGGAAAATGTGGAGGAAGGACTTACCAAACCTTGGGCATAA
- the LOC126747082 gene encoding uncharacterized protein LOC126747082: MSPEEARKKVLDDKEKRKEEQPPQTSKASPKKNPQGKRGSDFISPQQKKGEKKQRTGDDPRVMKTSKSANIAGQATSYAKAAKLIRIGVLPEDYPEATLTSEQLTDVEEAIVSEMINSTTKGLQFSGIHFRSGMILVDCESEQTAEWLAQMAPRLKEWKGPALVAKRGEDIPKAHTISLFLPRSNGQDTTALLKLIGVQNPEISTETRKVISAKGNGHGQVLSVGIDTKSADSIQAKGYTIHYRFGQIPVSGLRKQEKAKDKKMELDPSTSASTSSEPVANENTSTATETQETEGMDLDLNVNPTTSAEENVISSEEEDRLLGPNVDHQGDGPDGPDKS; the protein is encoded by the coding sequence ATGTCACCCGAAGAAGCGAGGAAAAAAGTCCTAGACGAcaaggaaaaaagaaaggaagAACAACCTCCTCAAACTTCCAAGGCATCGCCTAAGAAAAACCCCCAAGGTAAGAGGGGAAGTGACTTCATCTCACCCCAACAAAAAAAGGGGGAAAAGAAGCAAAGAACCGGTGACGATCCCCGGGTAATGAAGACGAGCAAGTCTGCAAACATAGCAGGGCAAGCCACCAGCTATGCAAAAGCGGCAAAGCTCATCAGAATCGGAGTATTGCCGGAGGACTACCCTGAGGCAACTCTAACCTCCGAACAACTCACAGATGTGGAGGAAGCAATCGTATCAGAAATGATCAACAGCACAACAAAGGGCCTGCAGTTCTCAGGTATTCATTTTCGCTCGGGAATGATACTTGTGGACTGCGAGTCGGAGCAGACAGCAGAATGGCTGGCTCAGATGGCACCTAGGTTGAAGGAATGGAAAGGGCCAGCGCTGGTAGCGAAAAGAGGAGAGGACATCCCAAAAGCGCATACCATCAGCCTTTTTCTTCCACGGAGCAACGGGCAAGACACCACAGCTCTCTTGAAACTCATTGGAGTACAGAATCCAGAGATCTCCACCGAGACCCGGAAAGTAATAAGCGCCAAAGGAAATGGCCACGGTCAAGTGCTTTCTGTTGGGATCGACACCAAATCTGCGGATAGCATCCAGGCAAAGGGATACACTATCCACTACAGGTTTGGGCAAATCCCCGTATCTGGCCTCAGAAAGCAGGAGAAGGCAAAGGACAAAAAGATGGAGCTTGATCCATCCACTTCAGCCTCTACCTCCTCCGAGCCAGTCGCCAATGAGAACACCTCTACGGCGACTGAAACACAAGAGACCGAGGGCATGGACCTCGATCTCAATGTCAACCCGACCACGTCCGCTGAGGAGAATGTCATCAGCAGCGAAGAAGAAGATAGGCTTCTGGGACCTAATGTAGACCATCAGGGGGACGGACCGGATGGCCCTGACAAATCATAA